The Cognaticolwellia beringensis genome segment CGCACAATTTCTGCGAAAGTTTTAATAACTTCCGGATCAGAGATATCTCTTCGCTGAGCGGTAACTGACATTAATAAATGTTTTTCTACTAACCAAGCGATCATTCGGCCATCGTGATCACCTAATTTATGGATTTTAGCAAAATCTAACGCGTCAATCGCGCCAAGTTTAGCATGGTCGCCACCACGACCTTTGGCGATGTCGTGAAATATACCGGCAAAATATAACAGTTCTGGTTTTCGTACACGTTGGACAATTTTGCTACACAACGGGTATTCTTTATTATGTTCAACTTGACTAAAACGATACAAGTTTTTCAATAAACGAAAGCTATGTTCGTCGACAGAGTATGCATGAAATAAATCAAATTGCATTTGGCCGACAATATTGCGCCAAAGTGGTAAATAGGCCCCAATAATAGAGTGTCGGTGCATTAAGGTAAATGCTAATCCTAAGCCGCGAGGGTGCTTGATTAGCGCGATAAATATTTCGCGGCAGCGTGCATAGTCGATCATACCTGAAACTAGACGGCGGCGGGCATTACGCATCAAGCGTAAAGTTTCCGGGTGTAAATCAGTAATTTCTTTATGTTGAGCAATCAGTAAAAACATTTCCATGATCATGGTAGACCGGGTAAAAACCCGCTTATCACAAACCTTGATTTGACCATCGATAATGACAAAATCGTCATTGAGTACGATTTCTTTACTGTGTTTCTTTTCGTTTAAAATAGCGTATTCAAAATGCTGTAATAGCATTCTATTAAGCTCTGAAACTCTTGATATTATGCGGAAAAAGCGTTTCATCATACGCTCAATAGCGAGCTTGCCACCATCACCAAAACCCATTAATTCAGCAACATCGGCCTGATAATCGAAAAGTAAGCGGTTTTCATTACGCCCGGCGATAAAGTGCAATGCACAACGCATACGCCAAAGGTAATCTTGACATTCTAAAAGCTCGAAAAATTCATTACTGGTTAAGTAATGATGGTCAATAAGTTGCTCAAGGGTATCAGCCATAAAGTGGCGTTTGGCAACCCAACCAATAGTTTGAATATCACGCAAACCACCAGGGTTAGATTTGAGGTTAGGTTCAAGAGTATAAGATGCACCATGGTATTGCTGATGGCGCAGGTATTGTTCATTACGTTTGGCAATAAAGAATTTTTCAGAAGTCCAAAAGATGTCTTCAATTAACAAGGGTTGTAATTGAGTTACTAAGGCTTGATTACCACAAATTTGTCGCATTTCAAGTAAGTTTGTTGCGATGGTAACATCATCTATAGCTTGATTTAGACATTCTTTAATACTACGAACGCTATGGCCAATATCAAGTTTTACATCCCAAAGTTGAGTAATAAAGGCTGATATTTTATCGGCTAAGTCATCAGCGATGACATCTTGGGTAATTAATAGAATATCAACATCAGAGTAGGGATGAAGCTCTTTCCGGCCATAACCACCAACAGCAACTAAACTGATTTGAAATTCATCTAAATGATGCTGGCACCAAAGTTTGGTTAAAATGAGGTCGACATAAAAGGCTCTTGCTGCAACGAGCGAGGTAACCTCACTAACAGGGAATTGTTCTTTTTGCCACTGGTGAAATTCATTACTCAGTGAACAAATTTGCGAGCTAGTTAATGGAGGGGCACTAATGGCAAGAGCGTCACTGTATTTTTCTGGAATTAATGATGTAGTATTCAACAATAAACTCTCATATTTTTAATTAAGATTGCCGTTAGCCATACACTAATATCAATCTCACTAACTGTGTGATCTTTTCTACGGGGTTAAATAGCTAACAATTTCGTTATTTCCCTGGGTAAAAACTAACACACCTAGTTAATGAAAATGATATTACAATAACTCTAATAAGTTACTGTGTAATAAGTACTTTAATTGTGCAGTATACGCGCTATGGTATCATCTTTGCGTAAGGTTAATATTTCACAGCCTGTTTTGGTTACTACAACGGTATGTTCCCATTGCGCTGATTTTTTACCATCCAAAGTATATACTGTCCAATTATCTTCTTTATCAAGCAAAGTATTGGCGCGACCTAAATTAATCATAGGTTCCACGGTAAAGCACATACCTTCTTGCATCTTTTCACTGTCATTATTTTTATAGTGAACAATTTGCGGCTCTTCATGAAATTCTTTGCCGATACCGTGACCACAATATTCTTTAACTATTGAATAACGTCCCGATTTTTTGATGAATTTTTGAATTGCTGTGCCAATTTCACCAAAAGTATTACCTGGCTTAACTTTTTTAAGGCCAACATAGAGCGATTCTTGGGTGATTCGACAAAGACGATTATCTTCAGCAGACGTTTCGCCAATTAAAAACATTTTACTGGTATCGCCATGGTAACCATCTTTAATAACCGTAATGTCGATATTGATAATGTCACCGTCTACTAATGGCGTATCATTTGGAATACCATGACAAACCACGTGATTAACAGAGGTACAAATGGATTTTGGAAAATTGTGGTAATTTAAAGGCGCAGAAATTGCATTTTGCACCTTATCAGTATATTCCGCACATAGGGTATTAAGCTCATCAGTGGTAATACCTGCTTGAACGTGAGGTTCGATCATTTCTAATACATCTGCAGCAAGCTTCCCTGCAATTCTCATTTTCTCTATTTCTTGCTGATCTTTAATCGTAATTGTCATAAAACCTCAAATGTGACGCTGTAAATTATGTAATAAGGGTAATTATATAGCTACTTAATCAATAGTTTCACTAACATGAAAAATATTACTATCGTAGTTAAAAATTAATTACTGCTGATTTTACCTGCTTTTTATACCTTTGCCCAATCGTAAAACGTTAGCGTTAATAATTAGATGTTATATAGCGAGCATTTAATAAGCTAAGGGCTCGCGTAATGTCGTTAGGTAAAGTAGATGGAGCAACAGCGAAACACATTTAAAATCATTTCAGTCCTGTTATATAACTATGCCGCTATGCTCGTTGAATAATGTCTGTGAAACTATGGCGTTAAATAATGAATGATGGCAATGTTCGATTGCCATCAATTTTATTATGATAAGTTTTCTAGCTCAATCTTAACCGCATCAATAATGGATTCAGGACTTTCTAGATAAAGATTGTGATTCAATAACACTAAACTTTCATTACACGCTAAGAGCATCGCTGGAATAGCTTGCGTACCAATTATTTCCTGAATTTCAATAATGTCATGAATCGCAAACTCGGCATCTTTAGTCAGTTTATTAGATTGTAGACATTTTGCTGGTGGTGACAATTTCAGTTCGTCAATAATATCATTCACACTTTCTTGATCCGTTAATTCGTTGCCTAAAACAAAGTGTGCATATTGTAATTTAGTCAATAACTCAAAGGCAGATTTTGCCGATTTGTTTTGCACCCAAGCCATTAAGTTAGCCGCTAACGTTGAGTCTTTAGAATAATTAAGGGTATCAATGTAATTAGCACCAAAAGTTACCTGACTGAATTCTCGAACGGCAGCAATGGTTGTGGGTGTTACTTTATTGTCACCATCGTAATAACCTACGTGCATAGCTCTAAGTGTAATAGATGGAAAAGCACTTAATACTTTTTCAACTAATACTGTAGAGGCATAGCTCCAAGGACAATGACTATCGTAAATATAAAAAAGTTCTGCGTTTGGTGTATTCAATGACATGATTTAATTAGCTTGATGAAAAAAGTAAGTTAATTTTAACTCGCTGGTATTAAAGATCCTAGTCATTAGCAAAATAAAATATCATTAGGGTAAATTTCAAGCTAAAAGCTAGTCAATTGCTTGTGTTTATGGTATAAAGTGCGCCGTTAAATTGTTTGTCTGAATCTTCAATGGTTTTTTCAAATATTTTTAGCATTAAAAGGGTATTGAAAAAATTCAATACATTAAAACTAAACTCACATACATCTAGCAAAGATATACCGGGGTGCTCAGCGTATTTACGATAAGTAAGGCGCAATAAGGGTCGTGTATATTGGATGTATGAACGCTTAACCCCACAAAGGAAAAAACATGCCAAACGTTTCTATGCGCGATATGCTTAAAGCAGGTGTTCATTTCGGTCACAAAACCCGTTACTGGAACCCAAAAATGAAATCATACATTTTTGGTGCACGTGATAAAGTTCATATCATCAACCTTGAACAAACTGTTCCAATGTTCAACGAAGCTCTTGCTGTTTTAAGCAACGTTTCTTCGAAGAAAGGTAAAGTTTTATTTGTTGGTACTAAACGCGCAGCAAGCGATGCTATTAAAGATGCAGCGATTAAATGTGATCAATTCTACGTAAATCACCGTTGGTTAGGTGGTATGTTGACTAACTGGAAAACAGTTCGTCAATCAATCAAACGTTTAAAAGATCTTGAAGCTCAAAGCTCAGACGGTACTTTTGAAGCGCTTACTAAAAAAGAAGCTTTAATGCGTACTCGTGAAATGGAAAAACTTGAGAAAAGCCTTGGTGGTATCAAAAACATGGGTGGTTTACCTGATGTTTTATTCATCATCGATGCAGATCACGAGCACATTTCTATTAAAGAAGCTAACAACTTAGGCATTCCAGTAATTTCTGTTGTTGATACAAACTCAAATCCAGATGGCGTTGACTACATCGTTCCAGGTAACGATGATGCGATTCGCGCTGTGACCTTATACTTAGATTCAGCTGCTAATGCTGTTCTTTCTGGTCGCGAGCAAAACATCGCAGTACAAGCTGAAAAAGACGGTTTTGTTGAAACTGAATAAATTCAGTTTTAAGTAACGTTTTATGCTGTTATTACCACAACAGCCAAGGTTGTTGTGGTAATTACTGATAACTTTTTATATTGAGGAAAATTTCATGGCAATTACTGCTGCACAAGTTAAAGAATTACGTCAACGCACAGCTGCGGGCATGATGGATTGTAAGAAAGCTTTACAAGAAGCTGATGGCGATATGGAACTTGCGATTGAAAACATGCGTAAGTCTGGCCAAGCAAAAGCTGCTAAGAAAGCAGGTAATATTGCTGCTGAAGGTACTATTTTAATCAAAACTAACGATGGCGTTGCTGTTTTAGTTGAAATTAACTGTCAAACTGATTTTGTTGCAAAAGACAATAACTTCTTAGCTTTTGCTAACGAAGTTGCTGACGCGGCACTTGCTTCTAAAGTAACTATCGAAGAGCTACAAGCTCAATTCGAAGAGAAGCGTATTACTCTAGTGACAAAAATTGGTGAAAACATCAATGTTCGTCGTGTAGAGTACATCGAAGGAGCTGCTTTAGCTTCTTATAGCCATGGTGCTACTATCGGTGTTGTTGTTGCTGGTGAAGGTGATGCAGAATCTCTTAAGCACATTGCTATGCACGTTGCTGCAAGCAAGCCAGAATACATCAACCCTGCAGATGTTCCTGCAAGCGTAGTTGAAAATGAACAACGTATTCAATTAGATATTTTAAAAACTGAAAACGATGCTCTTGAAGAAAGTAAGAAAAAGCCAGTTGATTTACTTGAAAAAATCATCATCGGCCGTATGAAGAAATTTACCGGTGAAATTTCTTTAACAGGTCAAGCTTTTATTATGGAACCTAAGAAAACTGTTGGTGCTATCTTAAAAGAGAAAGGCTTAACTGTTTCTTCATTTGTACGTTTAGAAGTTGGTGAAGGTATTGAGAAAAAATCAGAAGATTTTGCTGCTGAAGTAGAAGCACAAATCGCTGCAGCTAAAGGTTAATTTACTTCGGTGAATTAATATTAGCTCAATTGAAAAAGCGCCAGTAGGCGCTTTTTTTTTGGCAAAAATTTGAAGCTTGTTAGACTTTTTGGTATTAGCCTTTTTATTTCTATGAATCAGCGTTCAATAATTACACTATTTCACCAGTAATAAAGGATAAATAGCTTCTACTTTAGACTTTTTTCATATTTGACTTTCGAACCGTGGCTAAACGTATTAAAATAGCTGCGGTCGATCAGGCCTAGACTATTTTAATTTAAAATTCTTAAGGAATGTTTATTACATGAGCATCAATCCCAAACCAATGTATCGTCGAATCCTTTTAAAACTTAGTGGTGAAGCCCTAATGGGCGAAGAAGGTTTTGGCATAGATCCAAAAGTCTTGGATCGTATGGCGCAAGAAATAAAAGAATTAATCGAAATGGGCATTCAGGTCGGCTTAGTTATTGGCGGTGGTAATCTATTTCGTGGTAAAGGCCTAGCAGAAGCAGGTATGAACCGAGTGGTAGGCGACCAAATGGGTATGTTAGCAACCGTAATGAATGGCTTAGCTATGCGTGACGCTTTACATCGTGCTTTTGTCAATACGCGCTTAATGTCGGCTATCGATCTTGCCGGTGTTTGTGACCGCTATAACTGGGCTGAAGCCATTAGTTTATTAAAGTCTGGCCGTGTGGTGATTTTCAGCGCAGGCACAGGTAACCCGTTTTTTACAACCGACTCAGCAGCATGCTTACGCGGCATTGAAATTGAAGCTGACGTGGTGTTAAAAGCGACGAAAGTTGATGGTATTTACTCAGAAGATCCGGTGACCAATCCTGATGCAACTTTGTATAGCCATTTAACTTATCAAGATGTTTTAGAAAAAGAATTACAAGTGATGGATTTAGCAGCCTTTACGCTCGCACGTGACCACAGCATGACGCTACGTGTTTTCAACATGAATAAACCGGGTGCGTTAAGGTCTGTAGTTATGGGTGGTGATGAAGGTACAACAATCGATCACGCCAAAAATTTAAATTAATTAGTGCAGGAATAAAATAGTGATAAACGAAATAAAACAAGACGCTCAAGACAGAATGGCGAAAAGTATCGAGTCATTAAAAATTAGTTTGAACAAAGTACGTACAGGGCGAGCACATCGTTCTTTACTTGATAATATTGTTGTTGAATATTACGGTATGGACACGCCACTTAGTCAAGTAGGCAATATTTCTGTGCCAGACGCTCGTACGTTAGCGATTACTGTATTTGACAAAGGCATGATTGGTGCTGTTGAAAAATCTATTCTAAAGTCTGATTTAGGCCTCAACCCATCATCACAAGGTACGCTAATTCGTATTCCTTTACCTGCATTAACAGAAGAACGCCGTAAGGACTTAGTTAAAGTCGTTCGTGGAGAAGCCGAAGGCGGTAAAGTTGCGATACGTAATATTCGTCGTGACGCAAATACAGATATTAAATCACTGAATAAAGAAAAAGAAATCAGTGAAGATGAAATGCATCAAGCAGAAGATGAAATACAAAAAATTACTGACACGTTTATTAAGCAGGTTGATGATATTTTAGGCAATAAAGAAAAGGAATTAATGGAAATTTAAAGTTTTCATTGCTTAATCCATGACGCCGTAGATAATGACTACGGCGTTTTTGCATATAAGGGCATGTCCATTATTATCAAACGTGCTTTGATTTAACTTCTAAGCTTAGCGATAAAATTGAATGTTAATATGCAACGGATATACCCATAATATATTTTATTACTCAGCGTTAAGCTTACAATGGAGAGTATGTGAGTAAAACAGATAATCAAACTAATCAATTGCTAACAACAGAAGCCAGAACACCTCAACATGTTGCCATTATTATGGATGGCAATGGCCGATGGGCTCAGTTAAGAGGCAAAAAGCGCGCTGCAGGTCATAAATCTGGCGTTGAGACGGTGAGAACAACTGTCGCTGCAGCAGCAAAAAATGGTGTAAAGGCATTAACTTTATTCGCTTTTAGTAGCGAGAATTGGCAACGACCGGAAAGCGAAGTTAGTGTTTTGATGGATCTATTTATGTTTGTCTTAACGAGAGAAGTTAAGCGATTACATAAAAACGGTATTAAATTTAATGTCATAGGTGATTTAAATAAATTTTCTAGTAAATTACAGAAAATGATAAAAGAATCAGAAGCATTAACCGCAGAAAATACAGGTATGGTATTATCGATTGCTGCGAATTATGGTGGTCGTTGGGATATTACTCACGCAGCAAAAAAATTAGCTGAAAAAGTAGCGCGCCAAGAGATCACCGCTGAAGAGATTACTGAAGATTCACTCAACGAATATACTAGTCTAGCGCAATTACCTGAGTTAGATTTATTAATTAGAACTGGTGGCGACTATCGCATTAGCAACTTTCTGCTTTGGCAAGCAGCCTACGCAGAATTATAT includes the following:
- the glnD gene encoding [protein-PII] uridylyltransferase encodes the protein MNTTSLIPEKYSDALAISAPPLTSSQICSLSNEFHQWQKEQFPVSEVTSLVAARAFYVDLILTKLWCQHHLDEFQISLVAVGGYGRKELHPYSDVDILLITQDVIADDLADKISAFITQLWDVKLDIGHSVRSIKECLNQAIDDVTIATNLLEMRQICGNQALVTQLQPLLIEDIFWTSEKFFIAKRNEQYLRHQQYHGASYTLEPNLKSNPGGLRDIQTIGWVAKRHFMADTLEQLIDHHYLTSNEFFELLECQDYLWRMRCALHFIAGRNENRLLFDYQADVAELMGFGDGGKLAIERMMKRFFRIISRVSELNRMLLQHFEYAILNEKKHSKEIVLNDDFVIIDGQIKVCDKRVFTRSTMIMEMFLLIAQHKEITDLHPETLRLMRNARRRLVSGMIDYARCREIFIALIKHPRGLGLAFTLMHRHSIIGAYLPLWRNIVGQMQFDLFHAYSVDEHSFRLLKNLYRFSQVEHNKEYPLCSKIVQRVRKPELLYFAGIFHDIAKGRGGDHAKLGAIDALDFAKIHKLGDHDGRMIAWLVEKHLLMSVTAQRRDISDPEVIKTFAEIVRDEAHLDYLYCLTVADMRATNESLWNSWKANLLEDLYYSTKRAFRRGLEKPVDLRAKIRENQQQAIAILKAETIDQERLKQLWKEFKADYFLRYSPEQIAWHFKHILEHNKDKPLVIISPKPYRGGTEVFVYTKDKPNIFYNIVSLLGAKKLSIHDAKITTNKSGYTANTFVVLDNRNKAINDSARALSIARSLSVKLASKQIRIKPKPLAKRFRQFKVPTHVSYIKGAAKNRTMLEIVALDHPGLLANIAAIFQKCNIQIHSAKITTFGEKAEDVFTISNNDNQSLTDAQKASLEAMLCNDSQRQILPN
- the rpsB gene encoding 30S ribosomal protein S2; translated protein: MPNVSMRDMLKAGVHFGHKTRYWNPKMKSYIFGARDKVHIINLEQTVPMFNEALAVLSNVSSKKGKVLFVGTKRAASDAIKDAAIKCDQFYVNHRWLGGMLTNWKTVRQSIKRLKDLEAQSSDGTFEALTKKEALMRTREMEKLEKSLGGIKNMGGLPDVLFIIDADHEHISIKEANNLGIPVISVVDTNSNPDGVDYIVPGNDDAIRAVTLYLDSAANAVLSGREQNIAVQAEKDGFVETE
- the frr gene encoding ribosome recycling factor, whose protein sequence is MINEIKQDAQDRMAKSIESLKISLNKVRTGRAHRSLLDNIVVEYYGMDTPLSQVGNISVPDARTLAITVFDKGMIGAVEKSILKSDLGLNPSSQGTLIRIPLPALTEERRKDLVKVVRGEAEGGKVAIRNIRRDANTDIKSLNKEKEISEDEMHQAEDEIQKITDTFIKQVDDILGNKEKELMEI
- the map gene encoding type I methionyl aminopeptidase, whose amino-acid sequence is MTITIKDQQEIEKMRIAGKLAADVLEMIEPHVQAGITTDELNTLCAEYTDKVQNAISAPLNYHNFPKSICTSVNHVVCHGIPNDTPLVDGDIINIDITVIKDGYHGDTSKMFLIGETSAEDNRLCRITQESLYVGLKKVKPGNTFGEIGTAIQKFIKKSGRYSIVKEYCGHGIGKEFHEEPQIVHYKNNDSEKMQEGMCFTVEPMINLGRANTLLDKEDNWTVYTLDGKKSAQWEHTVVVTKTGCEILTLRKDDTIARILHN
- the uppS gene encoding polyprenyl diphosphate synthase is translated as MSKTDNQTNQLLTTEARTPQHVAIIMDGNGRWAQLRGKKRAAGHKSGVETVRTTVAAAAKNGVKALTLFAFSSENWQRPESEVSVLMDLFMFVLTREVKRLHKNGIKFNVIGDLNKFSSKLQKMIKESEALTAENTGMVLSIAANYGGRWDITHAAKKLAEKVARQEITAEEITEDSLNEYTSLAQLPELDLLIRTGGDYRISNFLLWQAAYAELYFTDVLWPDFNEIEFTKAMTVFDQRERRFGQTGEQVTNKN
- the tsf gene encoding translation elongation factor Ts, translating into MAITAAQVKELRQRTAAGMMDCKKALQEADGDMELAIENMRKSGQAKAAKKAGNIAAEGTILIKTNDGVAVLVEINCQTDFVAKDNNFLAFANEVADAALASKVTIEELQAQFEEKRITLVTKIGENINVRRVEYIEGAALASYSHGATIGVVVAGEGDAESLKHIAMHVAASKPEYINPADVPASVVENEQRIQLDILKTENDALEESKKKPVDLLEKIIIGRMKKFTGEISLTGQAFIMEPKKTVGAILKEKGLTVSSFVRLEVGEGIEKKSEDFAAEVEAQIAAAKG
- the pyrH gene encoding UMP kinase; this translates as MSINPKPMYRRILLKLSGEALMGEEGFGIDPKVLDRMAQEIKELIEMGIQVGLVIGGGNLFRGKGLAEAGMNRVVGDQMGMLATVMNGLAMRDALHRAFVNTRLMSAIDLAGVCDRYNWAEAISLLKSGRVVIFSAGTGNPFFTTDSAACLRGIEIEADVVLKATKVDGIYSEDPVTNPDATLYSHLTYQDVLEKELQVMDLAAFTLARDHSMTLRVFNMNKPGALRSVVMGGDEGTTIDHAKNLN